The following are encoded in a window of Sinorhizobium sojae CCBAU 05684 genomic DNA:
- a CDS encoding gamma-glutamyl-gamma-aminobutyrate hydrolase family protein yields MSKPVVAIPSDFREFDGNVWHVVAHQYVRAAVEGAGVMPFLVPALESGNDVDEILDRVDGVLASGARSNVHPSLYGREATEADGPFDPGRDATSLPLIRRALDRGIPLFAICRGVQELNVALGGTLATEIQEQPGIWDHRKPDVPDLDVAYGIRQDVIVKEGSCLAPVLGVGRVRVNSLHRQAIAATAPRLAVEAVAEDGTIEAVSVIGAKAFAVGVQWHPEYWVRTDAPSAALFKAFGDAVRAYRENKRN; encoded by the coding sequence ATGTCGAAACCTGTCGTTGCCATTCCCTCCGACTTCCGCGAGTTTGACGGCAATGTCTGGCATGTGGTTGCCCATCAATATGTGCGTGCGGCCGTCGAAGGAGCCGGCGTGATGCCCTTCCTAGTCCCGGCGCTCGAATCCGGCAATGACGTCGACGAGATTCTCGACCGCGTCGACGGCGTGCTTGCAAGCGGCGCCCGCTCCAATGTCCATCCGTCGCTTTACGGCAGGGAGGCGACAGAGGCGGATGGCCCCTTCGATCCGGGCCGCGACGCGACGAGCCTGCCGCTCATCCGTCGCGCGCTCGACCGCGGCATTCCGCTATTCGCCATCTGCCGCGGCGTCCAGGAACTCAACGTCGCCCTCGGCGGCACGCTGGCGACCGAAATTCAGGAGCAGCCGGGTATCTGGGATCACCGCAAGCCGGACGTGCCTGATCTCGACGTCGCCTATGGCATTCGGCAGGACGTGATCGTCAAGGAGGGAAGCTGCCTCGCCCCCGTCCTCGGCGTCGGCCGGGTCCGGGTCAATTCACTGCATCGCCAGGCGATTGCCGCCACCGCGCCTCGCCTGGCCGTCGAGGCGGTGGCTGAGGACGGCACGATCGAAGCCGTATCTGTCATCGGCGCCAAAGCCTTTGCCGTCGGTGTGCAATGGCACCCGGAATATTGGGTCAGGACCGACGCCCCGTCGGCCGCCTTGTTCAAGGCCTTCGGCGACGCGGTCCGCGCCTACCGGGAAAACAAGCGCAACTAG
- a CDS encoding 2-hydroxyacid dehydrogenase, with product MSRPRILVPGKVNPRILERLPDMFETVLIERADPALVPAEMADVVGIAVSGRLPTELMDRFPRLEIIANFGVGYDGVDVDRAAARRIVVTNTPDVLNEEVADTAIGLLINAVRRLPRAEQWLRQGRWAHEGAFPLSPLSLRGRKVGLYGLGRIGLSIARRLEAFGLPIAYHTRSRREDIAFPYYPSLASLAEAVDTLIVIVPGTPSTAKAVNAGVLSALGPNGVVINVGRGSTVDEAALITALQDGTIAGAGLDVFENEPHVPEALIALPNVSLLPHVASASVVTRGAMADLVVDNLEAWFTHGRALTPVAETPFERNSR from the coding sequence ATGAGCCGTCCCCGAATTCTCGTTCCCGGCAAGGTCAATCCACGCATTCTCGAACGGCTGCCGGACATGTTCGAGACGGTGCTGATCGAACGTGCCGATCCGGCTCTGGTGCCGGCGGAGATGGCGGATGTCGTGGGCATTGCCGTTTCCGGTCGGCTGCCGACCGAATTGATGGATCGATTCCCCAGGCTTGAGATCATCGCCAATTTCGGGGTCGGCTATGACGGTGTCGATGTCGACCGCGCCGCCGCGCGTCGGATCGTCGTCACCAATACGCCGGACGTGCTGAACGAGGAAGTCGCCGACACGGCGATCGGCCTGCTGATCAATGCGGTCCGACGCCTGCCTCGGGCGGAACAATGGCTTCGGCAGGGCCGCTGGGCGCACGAAGGCGCCTTTCCGCTTTCGCCGTTGTCGCTTCGGGGACGAAAGGTCGGCCTCTACGGCCTTGGCAGAATAGGGCTCTCGATCGCCCGCAGGCTCGAGGCCTTCGGTCTGCCGATCGCCTATCACACGCGCAGCCGGCGCGAAGACATCGCCTTTCCGTATTACCCTAGCCTGGCAAGCCTTGCCGAGGCGGTCGATACGCTGATCGTGATCGTACCGGGAACGCCGAGTACGGCGAAGGCTGTCAATGCGGGGGTTCTCTCGGCGCTCGGTCCTAACGGCGTGGTGATTAATGTAGGCCGCGGCTCGACGGTCGACGAAGCCGCCCTCATCACGGCGCTTCAGGACGGCACGATTGCCGGCGCCGGACTCGACGTCTTCGAGAATGAGCCACATGTACCGGAAGCGCTCATCGCACTCCCGAACGTGTCGCTGCTGCCGCACGTGGCCTCCGCATCGGTGGTCACCCGCGGCGCCATGGCAGATCTGGTGGTCGACAATCTCGAGGCCTGGTTCACGCATGGAAGGGCCCTGACGCCCGTCGCCGAGACGCCGTTCGAGCGCAATTCCCGATAG
- a CDS encoding LacI family DNA-binding transcriptional regulator: MAQKVKLSTIAETLGLSTATVSLALRDSPLVAAATRDKIKEQARALGYIYNRRAASLRTSRSGIIGVVVHDIMNPFYGEILKAIEAELDRDKQTFILSNHYDSVEKQRDFIETLLQLGGDGVIMSPAIGTPPEDIQLAEDNAMPAILIARSIDGLDVPIFRGDDAYGIALATNHLIGLGHRCIAMVGGTDQTSTGRDRYQGYVNALRKANIDVDPDLRIPGPRSKQGGFEAAVHLLSLPQKPTAVVCWNDLVAIGMMNGIARAGLVPGVDISVTGYDDLEEASIATPALTTVWNGQAEVGRSAARALLDKLSGSHEPDGIHLIKPEMRIRQSTGPLRVIA; encoded by the coding sequence GTGGCGCAAAAGGTCAAGCTTTCGACAATCGCGGAAACACTCGGCCTTTCGACGGCGACGGTATCCCTGGCATTGCGAGACAGCCCGCTTGTTGCGGCTGCAACGCGCGACAAGATCAAGGAGCAGGCGCGGGCTCTCGGCTATATCTACAATCGCCGCGCCGCCAGCCTTAGGACGTCACGCTCCGGCATCATCGGCGTCGTCGTGCATGACATAATGAACCCGTTTTACGGAGAAATCCTGAAGGCGATCGAGGCGGAGCTCGATCGCGACAAGCAGACTTTCATCCTTTCCAATCACTACGATTCCGTCGAGAAGCAGCGCGATTTCATCGAGACGCTGCTGCAACTCGGCGGCGATGGCGTCATCATGTCGCCGGCGATCGGCACGCCGCCGGAGGACATCCAGCTTGCCGAGGACAACGCCATGCCCGCAATCCTGATCGCACGCTCGATCGATGGGTTGGACGTGCCGATCTTCCGCGGTGACGACGCCTATGGCATCGCGCTTGCGACCAACCACCTGATCGGCCTCGGCCACCGCTGCATCGCCATGGTCGGCGGCACCGATCAGACCTCCACCGGGCGAGACCGTTACCAGGGCTATGTCAATGCGCTGCGCAAGGCCAATATCGACGTCGATCCGGATCTGCGCATTCCCGGCCCCCGTTCCAAGCAGGGCGGTTTTGAGGCGGCCGTGCATCTTCTGTCGCTGCCGCAAAAGCCGACGGCTGTCGTCTGCTGGAACGATCTCGTGGCGATCGGCATGATGAACGGCATCGCTCGCGCCGGCCTAGTGCCCGGCGTGGATATTTCAGTAACGGGCTATGACGATCTCGAGGAGGCGTCGATTGCCACGCCGGCGCTGACGACCGTGTGGAACGGCCAGGCCGAAGTCGGGCGTAGCGCCGCGCGCGCACTCTTGGACAAGCTCTCCGGCAGCCACGAGCCGGATGGAATCCATCTGATAAAGCCGGAAATGCGCATCCGCCAGTCAACCGGGCCTCTCCGCGTCATCGCTTGA
- a CDS encoding MarR family winged helix-turn-helix transcriptional regulator, producing the protein MGKKSKAEKKGKNGKRKDELNAEVHDQDLASVLVQAARSMRTVLSRNLIESGLYAGQDGVMLALGETDGLTAGALAARLGVKAPTMTRTIGRMEAQGFLERRPDEDDARLTKVYLTAPGRDRLQRIAEAGQYSERLATRGLTDKQVRTLLKLLRIVDSNLQAARAE; encoded by the coding sequence ATGGGCAAGAAGAGCAAAGCCGAAAAGAAGGGCAAGAACGGCAAGAGGAAGGATGAGCTTAACGCCGAAGTGCATGATCAGGATCTCGCTTCGGTGCTCGTCCAGGCTGCGCGCTCAATGCGTACCGTGCTATCCCGCAACCTGATCGAGAGCGGCCTTTATGCGGGGCAGGACGGCGTCATGCTGGCCCTTGGCGAAACCGACGGGCTGACCGCCGGGGCACTTGCCGCCAGGCTCGGGGTCAAAGCGCCGACCATGACGCGCACGATCGGCCGCATGGAAGCGCAGGGCTTCCTCGAACGTCGGCCGGACGAGGATGATGCGCGGCTGACCAAGGTCTATCTCACGGCTCCGGGGCGCGACCGGCTGCAAAGGATTGCCGAGGCCGGCCAGTACTCGGAGAGACTCGCCACCCGCGGGCTCACCGACAAACAGGTGCGCACGCTCCTGAAACTCCTGCGGATCGTCGACAGCAATCTGCAGGCGGCGCGAGCGGAGTGA
- a CDS encoding creatininase family protein → MSMPKPRWEDNPAELSPVERHDWIAVLPLGAEEQHGPHLPFETDRLIAEGIVERVIAALPADLPATFLPVEPVGYSVEHMDVAGTRTLAYGEAIERWLGIAEHLAALGIRKLVMLNAHGGNSPLTTIVATEARIRFDMLAVATSWTRFGQPEGWIGPEDKAVDIHGGDIETSAMLTLYPEKVDMAKARHFHSRQSEFARRFRHLRAYGPHAFGWKMSDLNPEGAAGNAAAATAERGKTLIAHAVKGIVELLQDVQAFDADDLS, encoded by the coding sequence ATGTCGATGCCGAAGCCCCGCTGGGAGGACAATCCAGCCGAACTTTCGCCCGTTGAGCGGCACGATTGGATTGCCGTCCTGCCGCTCGGCGCCGAGGAGCAGCATGGCCCCCATCTTCCCTTCGAAACCGACCGGCTGATCGCCGAAGGCATAGTCGAGCGCGTCATTGCGGCACTGCCTGCGGATCTGCCGGCGACATTTCTGCCGGTCGAGCCGGTCGGCTATTCGGTCGAGCATATGGACGTGGCGGGGACCCGGACGCTCGCCTACGGCGAAGCGATCGAGCGCTGGCTCGGCATCGCCGAACACCTTGCCGCCCTCGGCATCCGCAAGCTGGTGATGCTGAATGCCCATGGCGGCAATTCTCCCCTGACGACGATCGTCGCGACCGAGGCGCGGATACGTTTCGACATGCTCGCTGTCGCGACGAGCTGGACCCGCTTCGGCCAGCCGGAAGGCTGGATCGGGCCTGAGGACAAGGCGGTCGACATTCACGGCGGCGACATCGAGACCTCGGCGATGCTGACCCTTTACCCCGAGAAGGTGGACATGGCGAAGGCCCGCCATTTCCACTCGCGCCAGAGCGAGTTCGCCCGCCGCTTCCGGCATCTGCGCGCCTATGGTCCGCATGCCTTCGGCTGGAAGATGTCGGACCTTAATCCCGAAGGTGCCGCCGGCAATGCCGCCGCCGCCACGGCGGAGCGCGGCAAAACCCTCATCGCCCACGCGGTGAAGGGCATCGTCGAGTTGCTTCAGGACGTTCAGGCCTTCGACGCTGACGACCTTTCCTGA
- a CDS encoding CobW family GTP-binding protein yields MTETSTQKPIPVTVLTGYLGAGKTTLLNRILSENHGRRYAVIVNEFGEIGIDNDLIVESDEEIYEMNNGCVCCTVRGDLIRVVEGLMRRPGRFDAIIVETTGLADPVPVAQTFFMDDDVRAKTELDAVVALVDAKHLPLRLKDSREAEDQIAFADVVLLNKTDLVTPEELDRIEATVRVINPSARIYRTQRSEIELTKVLDQGAFNLEKALENDPHFLDQDQHDDHVCGPDCDHDHHPHHDHHDHHDHHDHHDHHDHDHGHHHHHHGPSPIHDVTVQSISLRGGEMIPERFFPWIQKVTQTQGPNILRLKGIIAFAGDAQRYVVQGVHMIIEGDHQRPWKEDEKRESRLVFIGRDLDREMLERTFKACEAQA; encoded by the coding sequence ATGACCGAAACATCGACGCAGAAGCCGATCCCCGTCACCGTGCTCACGGGTTATCTCGGCGCCGGCAAGACGACGCTCCTCAACCGCATCTTGAGCGAGAATCATGGCCGCCGCTATGCGGTCATCGTCAACGAATTCGGCGAGATCGGCATCGACAACGACCTCATCGTCGAGTCCGACGAGGAAATCTACGAGATGAACAATGGCTGCGTCTGCTGCACGGTCCGCGGCGACCTGATCCGGGTGGTCGAAGGGCTGATGCGCCGTCCCGGCCGTTTCGATGCCATCATCGTCGAGACCACCGGGCTTGCCGATCCGGTGCCGGTCGCCCAAACCTTCTTTATGGACGATGACGTGCGGGCCAAGACCGAGCTCGACGCCGTCGTGGCGCTGGTCGACGCCAAGCACCTGCCGCTCCGACTGAAGGACAGCCGGGAGGCGGAAGACCAGATTGCATTTGCCGATGTCGTGCTGCTCAACAAGACGGATCTCGTCACGCCCGAAGAACTCGACCGGATTGAGGCGACGGTGCGTGTGATCAACCCGTCCGCCCGTATCTACCGGACCCAGCGCTCAGAAATTGAGCTGACCAAGGTCCTCGACCAGGGCGCCTTCAATCTCGAGAAGGCGCTCGAAAACGATCCGCACTTCCTCGATCAGGACCAGCATGACGACCACGTCTGCGGCCCCGACTGCGATCACGATCACCACCCCCATCATGATCATCATGATCATCATGATCATCATGATCATCACGACCATCATGATCACGACCATGGTCACCACCACCATCACCACGGACCGTCGCCGATCCATGACGTGACGGTGCAATCGATCTCGCTACGCGGCGGCGAGATGATCCCGGAGCGCTTCTTCCCTTGGATCCAGAAGGTCACCCAGACGCAGGGTCCGAACATATTGCGCCTCAAAGGCATCATCGCCTTTGCGGGCGACGCTCAGCGCTATGTGGTCCAGGGCGTGCACATGATCATCGAGGGCGACCACCAGCGCCCCTGGAAGGAGGACGAGAAGCGCGAGAGCCGCCTCGTCTTTATCGGCCGTGATCTCGACCGCGAGATGCTCGAGCGCACCTTCAAGGCCTGCGAAGCCCAGGCATGA
- a CDS encoding WD40 repeat domain-containing protein, protein MPTVAPLDLEGHIVGVAFLKDIPFFAGAAGAIHRLDHGHRTTEAHDGLLSLAYDEASETLLTGGEDGKVMRLLADGTASLVAETPRKWISEVAAGPQGAVAYAFGKTTYVRLADGTTKEFAEERTVEGIAFAPKGLRIAVARYNGVSLHWVAMAGKAVDLEWKGAHTSVTFSPDGRFVVTSMQENALHGWKLDTKPGADARHMRMTGYPAKVKSLSWSAKGKWLASSGAPAAIVWPFQGKDGPMGKAPLELGTRGNTMVTAVACHPAEDIVAIGYEDGMVIAARFADSKEVLLRRPGKGAITAMAWNKNGRQLAFGSAAGDSGVVDIAG, encoded by the coding sequence ATGCCGACCGTCGCACCGCTCGATCTCGAAGGCCACATCGTCGGCGTGGCCTTTTTGAAAGACATCCCCTTCTTCGCCGGGGCCGCCGGCGCCATTCACCGGCTTGATCACGGCCACAGGACGACGGAAGCGCATGACGGCCTGTTGTCGCTTGCCTATGACGAAGCGAGCGAAACGCTTCTGACCGGCGGCGAAGACGGCAAGGTGATGCGCCTCCTGGCCGACGGGACGGCGAGCCTCGTCGCCGAAACGCCGCGCAAGTGGATCTCCGAGGTCGCGGCCGGGCCTCAAGGCGCGGTCGCATACGCCTTCGGCAAAACCACCTATGTCCGCCTTGCCGACGGCACGACAAAGGAATTCGCCGAGGAGCGCACCGTCGAGGGCATTGCCTTTGCTCCCAAGGGGTTGCGCATCGCGGTTGCGCGCTACAACGGCGTCTCGCTGCACTGGGTGGCGATGGCCGGGAAAGCCGTCGACCTCGAATGGAAGGGTGCCCATACGAGCGTCACCTTCTCTCCCGACGGACGCTTCGTCGTCACCTCGATGCAGGAAAACGCCCTGCATGGCTGGAAGCTCGACACGAAACCCGGTGCCGACGCGCGGCACATGCGCATGACCGGCTATCCCGCCAAGGTGAAATCGCTTTCCTGGTCCGCCAAAGGCAAGTGGCTTGCTTCATCCGGCGCGCCGGCGGCGATCGTCTGGCCCTTCCAGGGCAAGGACGGGCCCATGGGCAAGGCGCCGCTCGAACTGGGGACCCGCGGCAACACCATGGTGACGGCGGTCGCCTGCCACCCGGCGGAAGACATCGTCGCGATCGGCTATGAGGACGGGATGGTCATCGCCGCCCGCTTCGCCGACAGCAAGGAAGTGCTGCTGCGCCGCCCCGGCAAGGGCGCCATCACCGCCATGGCCTGGAATAAGAACGGCCGCCAGCTCGCGTTCGGTTCGGCGGCTGGTGATTCTGGTGTGGTGGATATTGCTGGGTAG
- a CDS encoding glyoxalase superfamily protein codes for MTHGSRTLPSLHMLKDQAKHLRALLAAAGNEIGHSRSLELIAAHYGYRDWNALHAAAGDRPAFRPCMLGSRVRGHYLGQAFEGEIISAQALRAQPGRYRLTFRFDEPVDVVTFESFSAFRQRVTATVDETGTTVERTSNGRPHLELEW; via the coding sequence ATGACGCATGGATCGCGGACGCTTCCATCACTCCACATGTTAAAAGATCAGGCGAAGCACTTGCGCGCCCTGCTCGCTGCCGCAGGCAATGAGATCGGGCATTCGAGATCGCTAGAACTGATCGCCGCCCACTACGGCTATCGCGACTGGAACGCGCTTCACGCCGCAGCCGGCGACCGGCCGGCGTTCAGGCCATGTATGCTTGGCTCTCGAGTTAGGGGCCATTATCTCGGCCAAGCCTTCGAAGGCGAGATAATCTCTGCCCAGGCCTTGCGGGCGCAGCCAGGCCGCTATCGCTTGACGTTCCGGTTCGACGAGCCGGTCGACGTCGTGACGTTTGAGAGCTTTTCGGCTTTCCGCCAACGGGTGACCGCAACTGTCGACGAAACCGGAACGACGGTCGAGCGAACCTCGAACGGCCGGCCGCATCTGGAACTCGAGTGGTAG
- a CDS encoding LysE family translocator has protein sequence MSDVTLFAFALVAFIGIATPGPTVLLALTNGARHGLKKAAAGMVGAVFSDFVLIGTVALGLGALLAASEFWFTAVKWLGAAYLAYLGVMLLRSKGTLDVAAGTPNVSASTPRAIFLKSFLVAVTNPKGYLFFSAFLPQFIDPAMPQASQYAMLAFVFASIDFLVMFGYAVVGSQAVRFLKRSGAIWLDRICGGALLALAGSLAFYRRAAS, from the coding sequence ATGAGCGACGTCACTCTTTTCGCATTCGCCCTCGTCGCCTTTATCGGCATCGCGACCCCGGGCCCTACGGTTCTCTTAGCGCTCACCAATGGCGCGCGCCATGGGTTGAAGAAAGCGGCGGCAGGCATGGTGGGCGCCGTTTTCTCCGATTTCGTGCTGATCGGCACCGTGGCGCTCGGGCTTGGCGCGCTGCTCGCCGCATCCGAGTTCTGGTTCACAGCGGTCAAGTGGCTGGGCGCCGCCTATCTCGCTTATCTGGGCGTCATGTTGCTGCGATCCAAAGGCACGCTCGATGTCGCGGCCGGGACACCCAACGTATCGGCGAGCACGCCGCGCGCGATCTTCCTCAAGAGCTTCCTAGTCGCCGTGACCAATCCCAAGGGCTATCTCTTCTTTTCCGCGTTCCTGCCGCAGTTCATCGATCCCGCAATGCCGCAAGCGTCGCAATATGCGATGCTTGCCTTCGTCTTCGCCTCGATCGATTTCCTGGTGATGTTCGGCTATGCCGTCGTTGGCTCTCAGGCCGTCCGGTTCCTGAAACGCTCCGGCGCCATCTGGCTCGACCGAATATGCGGCGGCGCGCTTCTGGCGCTTGCCGGATCGTTGGCATTCTATCGGCGGGCCGCCTCGTAA
- the odc2 gene encoding ornithine/lysine decarboxylase, protein MTTARIIDFLNTRRPEGPCLVVDLDVVRDNFKAFRHALPDSAIYYAVKANPAPEILRLLAGLGSNFDCASVAEIEMALDAGATPSRVSYGNTIKKERDIARAHALGVNLFAVDSHEEAEKIARAAPGARVFCRVLTDGEGAEWPLSRKFGCVPQMAVDVLVYAHQLGLVSYGVSFHVGSQMTKLDAWDSALADAKRVFVQLAKQGIELKMVNMGGGFPTKYLRDVPSAEAYGQAIFGALKKHFGNNIPETIIEPGRGMVGNAGVIKAEVVLVSKKSDNDNHRWVFLDIGKFGGLAETMDEAIRYPIRTARDGDAMEPCVLAGPTCDSADVLYEKNMYPLPISLTIGDEVLIEGTGAYTTTYSAVAFNGFEPLKAYVI, encoded by the coding sequence ATGACCACGGCACGCATCATCGACTTTCTGAACACCCGACGTCCGGAAGGCCCTTGCCTCGTCGTCGATCTCGACGTCGTGCGCGATAATTTCAAGGCCTTCCGCCATGCGCTGCCGGACAGCGCGATCTACTACGCCGTCAAGGCCAACCCGGCGCCGGAAATCCTGCGCCTTCTCGCCGGACTCGGCTCCAATTTCGATTGCGCGTCCGTCGCCGAAATCGAAATGGCGCTCGATGCCGGCGCGACCCCGAGCCGCGTCTCTTACGGCAACACCATCAAGAAGGAGCGCGATATCGCCCGCGCCCATGCGCTTGGGGTCAACCTCTTCGCGGTCGACAGCCACGAGGAAGCGGAAAAGATTGCGCGTGCCGCTCCCGGCGCCCGCGTCTTCTGCCGCGTCCTGACGGACGGCGAAGGAGCCGAGTGGCCGCTGTCGCGCAAATTCGGCTGCGTACCGCAAATGGCCGTCGACGTGCTCGTCTATGCCCATCAACTCGGCCTCGTCTCCTATGGCGTGTCGTTCCATGTCGGCTCGCAGATGACGAAGCTCGACGCCTGGGATTCGGCCCTTGCCGATGCCAAGCGCGTCTTCGTCCAGCTTGCCAAGCAGGGCATCGAGCTCAAGATGGTCAATATGGGCGGCGGCTTTCCGACGAAGTACCTCAGGGACGTTCCGTCGGCCGAAGCCTATGGCCAGGCGATCTTCGGTGCGCTTAAGAAGCACTTCGGCAACAACATCCCGGAGACCATCATCGAGCCGGGCCGCGGCATGGTCGGCAATGCCGGCGTGATCAAGGCGGAAGTCGTTCTCGTCTCGAAGAAGTCGGATAACGACAATCACCGCTGGGTCTTCCTCGACATCGGCAAGTTCGGCGGTCTTGCCGAGACGATGGACGAGGCTATCCGCTATCCGATCCGCACGGCGCGCGATGGCGACGCGATGGAGCCCTGCGTGCTCGCCGGCCCGACCTGCGACTCGGCCGACGTGCTCTACGAGAAGAATATGTATCCGCTGCCGATCTCGCTGACGATCGGCGATGAGGTTCTGATCGAAGGCACCGGGGCCTACACGACTACCTACTCGGCCGTCGCCTTCAATGGCTTCGAGCCGCTGAAGGCTTACGTAATCTGA
- a CDS encoding LysR family transcriptional regulator has translation MDTLTRIRAFIDVVDAEGFSAAARRVGKSKALLSKYVRELEDQLGALLLNRTTRQFSLTEAGHTYYRSASEILKEIDNLADLVRANNSDLRGRLRITVPRSFLDAEIGQSLIDFGSEHPELSLDIVSDDRFVDLVEEGFDVAIRITRLEDSTLIARKLDDFQVVICASPEYMAKNGTLNHPSELSKAACILDTNGRSYSNWRFVEADGSSFTVPVRGPIEVNSPLATLRAAAAGLGVAAVPDFIARPKVQSGELVSLFDDFLPKDRGIYAIYPHRRYLPAKVRTFVDFLHGWFRKPS, from the coding sequence ATGGACACCTTGACCCGAATCCGCGCCTTCATCGACGTCGTGGATGCGGAGGGTTTCTCGGCCGCCGCCCGGCGGGTCGGCAAGTCCAAGGCGCTGCTTTCGAAATATGTGCGGGAACTCGAAGATCAACTCGGTGCCCTTCTCCTCAACCGCACAACGCGGCAATTCTCGCTGACCGAGGCCGGCCATACCTATTACCGCAGCGCCTCGGAGATCCTCAAGGAAATCGACAATCTCGCAGATCTCGTCCGCGCCAACAATTCCGACCTGCGCGGCCGGCTGAGGATCACCGTACCGCGCTCCTTCCTCGATGCGGAGATCGGCCAATCGCTGATCGACTTCGGCAGCGAGCACCCGGAATTGTCCCTGGATATCGTCTCCGACGACCGATTCGTCGATCTCGTCGAAGAAGGCTTCGACGTGGCGATCCGGATCACCCGGCTCGAGGATTCGACGCTGATTGCGCGCAAGCTCGACGATTTCCAGGTCGTTATCTGCGCCTCGCCGGAATACATGGCAAAAAACGGCACGCTCAATCATCCGAGCGAGCTTTCGAAGGCCGCGTGCATCCTCGACACTAACGGCCGCTCCTATTCGAATTGGCGGTTCGTCGAGGCGGACGGTTCCTCCTTCACCGTTCCGGTGCGCGGGCCGATCGAGGTCAACAGTCCGCTTGCCACCCTGCGGGCGGCCGCGGCCGGCCTGGGCGTTGCCGCTGTGCCGGATTTCATCGCCCGGCCGAAAGTTCAATCGGGCGAGCTCGTGTCCCTGTTCGACGATTTTTTGCCCAAGGATCGCGGCATTTACGCGATCTACCCGCATCGACGTTACCTACCGGCAAAGGTGCGTACCTTCGTCGATTTTTTGCACGGCTGGTTCCGCAAACCGAGTTGA
- a CDS encoding DUF1007 family protein, whose protein sequence is MNLKRLVMAGLATLLAPAFAAAHPHIFAEARLEVVSDDQGAISELRNVWRFDELFSASVVLDFDKNANATLDPEELQEIGQTVLESLAEYNYYTTILDNGKSVKVNRPDSIAVDYKDNQLLMMFAVKPAEAMPLKGKLSFGVYDPTMYTAMDFPTDEDLTVVGDKIEACTHQVVRPDADEVLAENKDTLTDAFWNDPTGTDMSKLFATRIEITC, encoded by the coding sequence ATGAACCTAAAACGCCTCGTCATGGCCGGCCTTGCAACGCTTCTCGCACCTGCGTTTGCCGCCGCCCATCCGCATATCTTCGCCGAAGCGCGGCTGGAAGTGGTTTCCGACGACCAGGGAGCAATCAGCGAGCTGCGCAATGTCTGGCGCTTCGACGAGCTGTTCTCGGCGAGCGTGGTGCTCGACTTCGACAAGAATGCGAACGCCACGCTCGATCCGGAAGAGCTGCAGGAGATCGGGCAGACCGTGCTCGAATCCCTGGCCGAGTACAATTACTACACGACGATCCTTGACAACGGAAAGTCGGTTAAGGTGAACCGGCCCGACAGCATCGCCGTCGACTACAAGGATAACCAGCTCCTGATGATGTTCGCGGTGAAGCCCGCCGAAGCGATGCCCCTCAAGGGCAAGCTCTCTTTCGGCGTCTACGATCCGACCATGTACACGGCGATGGATTTCCCGACCGACGAGGACCTGACCGTCGTCGGCGACAAGATCGAGGCCTGCACGCATCAGGTTGTTCGCCCGGACGCGGACGAAGTCCTTGCCGAAAACAAGGACACGCTGACGGACGCCTTCTGGAACGACCCGACGGGCACCGACATGTCGAAGCTCTTCGCAACCAGGATCGAGATTACATGCTGA